The Candidatus Nitrosocaldus cavascurensis genome segment TCTGCAAAGAGCATAAGGGTATCTATAGCACATACAAGACTGCTTGGTCCACTGATGGTTGCAAACAACCATGGTATAGTAACTGCAAGTATAGTGGATGAGGATGAACTGAACGCATTCAAGACTACAGGTTTGAAGGTTGTTAGACTCAACTCTAGGCTTACTGCAGTAGGCAACCTTGTAGCAGCGAATGATAGAGCAGCGATAGTATCAACCCTACTTGATGGTTCCATAGATCTCATAAGGGATGCTCTAGGGGTTAAGGTAGTACCTATGAGTATAGCATCATACCATCAGGTAGGCGCTGTACTCTCATGTACAAACAAGGGTGCTGTTATACATCCAAATGCTAGCAATGAGGAGATAGAGAGGGTTAGCAGCATACTGGAGGTTGATGTTGAGCCAGCAACTGTTAATGGAGGTGTGCCATTTGTATCATCTGGTATAGTAGCAAACTCAAAGGCAGTGGTTGTAGGATCATTAACCACAGGTCCAGAGATGGTTATGCTGAGTAGAGCATTCAAGACATGATTGTGGTTGTAGATCAACTAATCATTAATTCATTGAATAATCAATAGATCAAAAATCATGAATCAGTTGCCTATGACTGCAAGTGGATCTGTTAGCAGTTTATCAATCATGATAACCTTCTCACTCCCATCAACCATATTCCTTAGCGTAACCATCTTCTCCTTACCCATTCTATCAGTAAGTATTGCAGCAAACCTGTAACCCTTGCTTGATGCATAATCGAGTTGTCTCTTAAGACTTGCTGCTATACACTCACTCTTAACACCCTTCCTTCTAAGATCCGATGCTAGCATGACTGCCTTGCTCCTTAACCCATCATCTGCATATGCAATGAAGATGCTAGCCATATTCTTGCTATGCATAATTAGACCATCACCCTCACCATGAATATCCTTGAGGAGGAGTATAAGCCTCTCAACACCTCCAGCAGCACCAGTTGCGCCCATATCCTTCCTCCCAAACACCTCTGGAAGGATATCGTACCTGCCTCCACCAACAAGTGCAAGGTTACTCTTACCAGAGAATACCTCAAATACTATGCTAGAGTAGTAATCCAAGCCTCTAACTATGCTCATATTCACTACCACATCACTCACACCTCTAGCCTTGAGAGAGTCTATGAGTGCAGTTAACCTAGATGTATCAACATCCATACCTTTGAGATGGTCACT includes the following:
- a CDS encoding translation initiation factor IF-6 — encoded protein: MSIYKYRVYRSANIGIFIRTNDDYIFIPKGFAHSKASRLEEFLSAKSIRVSIAHTRLLGPLMVANNHGIVTASIVDEDELNAFKTTGLKVVRLNSRLTAVGNLVAANDRAAIVSTLLDGSIDLIRDALGVKVVPMSIASYHQVGAVLSCTNKGAVIHPNASNEEIERVSSILEVDVEPATVNGGVPFVSSGIVANSKAVVVGSLTTGPEMVMLSRAFKT